A window of Paraburkholderia megapolitana genomic DNA:
GATACCGATGCCAGATAGGTTGTCATGGTGGCAACCTGCACAGGCACCGGCTGGTCGTTGAGCGTCGTCACCGACGCTGACGTCTTGCGCCGCACCGTGCCCTGACCGGACAAAGCAGTGATCATCGCGGTGGTCGCGTTCGCGCGGCTGTTCGGCGTGAGAACCGAGGCCGACAGCTCCGAGTTCGCTTGTGAGACCGGGTTGGTGGTCAGCCCCTGGAACAGATTGTTGCCGAACGTGAACCTCGTGCCGAGCGCCTGATAAACCGCGCTCCAGTTGATGCCGTAGCTGTCGCCGGCAGACAGCGTGACTGATAGCACCGTGACGTTGACGAGTATCTGCCGGGACAGCACGCGGTTCTGCTGGTCCATGAACTCGCCCACCCGGGCGAGCACGTCCGGTGTATCGGTCACCGTGATCGAGCCGGTGCCCGGAGACGTGACGACGGAACCGGCCGGCGACAGCATCGTCTTGATCGTCGCATTCAGGCCGGTGTACACCGACAGCTGTGCTTTCATCGTGGTATTGGCCGTGTTGTCGGATGAGACTGACGGCGTCGAGCCGGACCCGCCGCTGCTGCCGCTGCTGCCACCGCTTGCACTACCGCTTCCGCCACCGCCACCTCCACCGCCTCCGCTCGATCCGCTGCTGCTCGAGCTGCTGACCACATTCGCATCGAGCTTCGAATCGCCCGGAATCGCCGACACCTGAAACACGCGCGTTTCGGTATAGAAGAATTCGATCGAGCCGTTCGCGTACTTCCAGAACACACCGAAGCGCGCACTGGCCGCATCGAGCAGACCGCGCAAATCGCCATGCGGGTAGACGATATGGACCGCCGACAGATCCGGTGCCATCGCTGCACCGCGAGCGCCGCCCGTCGACGACCCCTGCATCATCCCGGCTGGTAACGGCGGCAAGCCCGGATAGGTCGCGCTCGTTGCAGCTCCTGTCGACGAACCGCCCTGGATGGCTTGCATCACCGCACTCTCGGTCCCCGGTGCGACCTTCGCCGGGATGTTCGTCATGCGCGTGATGCGGTCGGCGAACGCGCGCAACGAATCGACGGTACCGTCAAAGCTGGCCGGTTCGTTGAATACACCCGGCAGCGTGGTCGACGAGGCGAGCTTGAGCGTATTGCCTGACAGCCACAACCCGTCGCTCGTGACGACCGCGTCGGTGTCGTGCTCGCGGTTATCGCCGCGATTAACGCCGTCGAGCAAACCCTGCTGGCGCTTCATATCCGCCTGCGTGTCATGCTGGACGTTCTGAAGTAGACCGGTACACCCGGCCAGCACGCAAAGCGATACGCCGATAACGGCAACCTGGCGGAGTACGCGCATCAACCTGCTCCCTTCGCGGTAACCCGCAGAACGTGATTACCCTTGTACAAGATTGCCTGGATCGGTACTTCCGAATGACTCAGCGCATCGACGACTGAATTCAATGCCTGTTCGAAGGTGCCCTGGATGGTCGCGGCCGCATCGATCGAGAAGTCGGTCGGCACCGCCCAGATGAACTGCCACCCTGCCTCGCGTGCCCAGCGCGCGAGTGCGTTGCGTACCGAGCCGTCGGATGGCCGCAGGTCCCACACCATGAGGCCTGTATCGGCCGTGTTCTGTGCGGGCATGCTGGCGGGGACGATGACTTGCGTAGCGGCGGGAGCGATCGTAGGTGCCATGCCCACCGTCGAATTCGACACAGCGACGTTCAGCGGCATCGCTTGCGGCGTAGGCGAAGTTGAAGGCGAAGGCGCGGATGCGAGGATGCGCATCGGCGCCGGCGCGGGAGTCGCAACCGGCAATTGCCGTGCGCGCGGTGCCGGTGCGAGTGCAGCCATATAAACCGGGCTTGTCGATGTGCTGGTTGCGACAGGGTGCGCAACTGGAATCGCAACGAGTGCAGCAGCAGAATCGCTGGAGCGCGATGCCACGTTGCTCGTGCTATCCACACGCGGCGGCACCGGCAGCGGCGCCGCACTGGCCGTGGCGAGCGTTTGAGCCGCGGGCAGCGTCTGCCCAGGCATCGGTGCAACCGCGCTCACGGTGACCAGATGACGATCGGTGTCGACGTGTGCCTGCAGCGAAGGATTGCCCGCGAGTATTTCGCCCAGCGCCGTCACGAACGATTCGCCGCCGTGCCAGCTCACCGGCACATCGGCCCACGCGCCGGCGTTTGGCACATTGACACCGTAACTGGACGGCACGATCCGCTCAAGCGCACGCAACAGCGGTACGCCATGACCGCCCGCCTTGACCGTGTCGCCCCCCGAATAGCGGCTGCCCTCGACAATCACCTGCGAGTCCGACGCAACCGCATCAACGCTCGCGGTCCAGCCACAACAGAAAGAGAGCCCCACCCACACACCTGCCGTTAGCTTTCGCATACCGTCTTCGCCTTCTCTATTGCTTTCATCGTCGTGCGAGTTCCGCGTGCACAGGTATCCCTGGCCGCCCAATCGCCATGCGCTCTCTCATGTATGTTCTTGACGCGCCCCGTCACGCGGAACTGCGCCGACTCCATTTCGCAATGAAGCCATTATGCGAAATGAATATTGATGAATTTCCACGCCCCATCCGGCTTCATCCGATGCCCTGCTGACAGGCGTCGATGGCGCGGAAATTCACTTGCCACCCCGAGGTGAGGCGCGTAAATATTCATTCCGCAACACGGACTCCTGCCACCTGACATATTGAAAGCTTAAGCCAGAGGCCAGGTTGGCATCTTCGCCGAGTTTACGACAAGTCAGGAAGATTCTTTAATAAAAATATTAATGGTTTACGAGCGCGGCGGACAAATATTAGTCATAGAAGTATGCTGAAACCATACTTTGAGACTCAGTGAGCATCGCTTGCCTCTGGTCGATAAATCGAATAGACGAACAGAAGTAACCGCAGGTAAGGCCGCACGACGATTTACTACGTCGCATCGGACATCACGATGTTCGCCGTCTTGCTGGTATCGCCCGCGAGTCCCATCGAAGCCGCATCGTCGGTCGGATACTGGTACGCATGAATCGCGTCTCCGTCGCCAGCCGTGCGGCCATCGGACAACGTGACCGTCATGTTCTCCGCGTTGCCGCCAAAATCCTTGTTGCCATCCACCTTGCTGATGTCGGGATTCCCGGCGCCCGCCGCCTGTCCGCTGCCGGCACCGCCGTCCTCATAGAGCACTTCGTTCGGTTTCGTATTGCCGTTCGCATCCGACGGCGAAATGCGCACGCCGATATCGCCCGAGCCCGCCGTGAACGTTCCGGTCTGACCGGGTGCGAGCGTCATCGTCGCCTTGTTCGCGCCCTGCACGGAGTAGGTGAACGACTCGGTGCGGTTCGTATCGTTGGTCACGTTGAAGGTCTTGTCGTTGCCGGTGCCGGTGTTCATCGTTTGCGTCGATGCCGGACTGACGCCGTCGACCGCGCCGGCCTGCGGAACGCCGCCGGCATTGTTGGTCACCCCTGATGCTGCGGAGCTGGACGAGCCGACTGGCGGGTTCGATGCCGGCGGCGGCGGGTTGCTTGAGCCGGATGGAGATCCACCGGGCGAGCCGCCTGGTGGGTTCGACGCGGGCGGCGGCGCGTTGTTGCCGCCCGATGGGGCTCCACCGGGTGCTCCACCCGGCTGCGGCTGCGGCATGGCATTGAACGATGGGGATCCACCGCCCCCTCCACCACCACCGCCTTGTGGAGACGACATGCTGTTATCGTCCGATCCCGGCAATACGTTCTGAAACGCCGCGATCAGCTCCTGGATGATCTGCTCGATCTGCTGCATGTTCAGACCGCCGGCCGGACTGTTGCCCGACGACGGATCGATCGAGTTAGCCGGCGACGTATTGAAGTTCGACGGAGCGCTGCTGGACCCCGCCCCTTGCGTCGGCGAAATGCCATCGCTGTCCGATCCGGGCAGCAGGCTCTGACACGCCGCGAGCAGTTCCTCGATGATCTGTTCGATCTGCTGCGTGTTCAACCCGCCGCCCGAACTGCCGCCGTTCACCGAACCGAACGGATTGACCGCGTAGTTATTCTGAATGCTTAGGCCCGTCATGATCGCTCCCATCCGTCAGTAGGTATCGAGGTGTCCGCACGATGCACCTGGTACGTTCCAATGTACGGCGGGAAATCTGCGCGCATACGACTCGACGCGAAACCACGACGCGCTGCGCGAAGACGCGACCACTACGATGAATTCGCTAGCGGAAGCGGCGCTTCGTATTTCAGCGTCTGCTTTCGCAATGTAATGCACCTTACCGGAGCATCGCGGCTACCTTGAATACGGGATCGGCGCCTGGCGGATTCCCACTCACGCTTCCCGCGCCTTTGTCGGGAAATGACCTCTCACCTGGATCAAGAGGAAAACGAAATGAGCATCATCGGAAAAATAGGTGGAGCCCTCGAACATGCCGTTACGAGTACGGTTAAAGGGATCGGCGACGACGTGGCTGGCA
This region includes:
- the pilN gene encoding PilN family type IVB pilus formation outer membrane protein, coding for MRVLRQVAVIGVSLCVLAGCTGLLQNVQHDTQADMKRQQGLLDGVNRGDNREHDTDAVVTSDGLWLSGNTLKLASSTTLPGVFNEPASFDGTVDSLRAFADRITRMTNIPAKVAPGTESAVMQAIQGGSSTGAATSATYPGLPPLPAGMMQGSSTGGARGAAMAPDLSAVHIVYPHGDLRGLLDAASARFGVFWKYANGSIEFFYTETRVFQVSAIPGDSKLDANVVSSSSSSGSSGGGGGGGGGSGSASGGSSGSSGGSGSTPSVSSDNTANTTMKAQLSVYTGLNATIKTMLSPAGSVVTSPGTGSITVTDTPDVLARVGEFMDQQNRVLSRQILVNVTVLSVTLSAGDSYGINWSAVYQALGTRFTFGNNLFQGLTTNPVSQANSELSASVLTPNSRANATTAMITALSGQGTVRRKTSASVTTLNDQPVPVQVATMTTYLASVSTTNTANVGSQTSLTPGSVTTGFNLTLLPHILDDGTVMMQFYTNISTLELLQNASSGVGANQQTIQLPTIDTRNFLQRVSMKSGQTLVIGGYEGVVDNGSQNGTLTPSNYLFGGGYNAQRSREVIVILITPVTTNGA
- a CDS encoding toxin co-regulated pilus biosynthesis Q family protein, translating into MRKLTAGVWVGLSFCCGWTASVDAVASDSQVIVEGSRYSGGDTVKAGGHGVPLLRALERIVPSSYGVNVPNAGAWADVPVSWHGGESFVTALGEILAGNPSLQAHVDTDRHLVTVSAVAPMPGQTLPAAQTLATASAAPLPVPPRVDSTSNVASRSSDSAAALVAIPVAHPVATSTSTSPVYMAALAPAPRARQLPVATPAPAPMRILASAPSPSTSPTPQAMPLNVAVSNSTVGMAPTIAPAATQVIVPASMPAQNTADTGLMVWDLRPSDGSVRNALARWAREAGWQFIWAVPTDFSIDAAATIQGTFEQALNSVVDALSHSEVPIQAILYKGNHVLRVTAKGAG